In one window of Chitinophagales bacterium DNA:
- a CDS encoding YigZ family protein, whose protein sequence is MNLIDTYNTLDRNGFAEFKERGSRFLAYGYPISDAESFKQILAELKKEHSKAVHHCFAYRLGFDQNNFRASDDGEPSGTAGKPILGQIDSKHLTNTLIIVVRYFGGTLLGVPGLINAYKTAASMVLQVTPIVQKPIEVNYQLQFDYTRMNEVMMIVKQFGCTVLQQEQQLFCLIKIGIPKARLEEVLYRLKDLRVVEYTKVA, encoded by the coding sequence ATGAACCTAATAGATACCTATAATACACTCGATAGAAACGGCTTTGCTGAATTCAAGGAAAGAGGCAGTCGCTTTCTGGCTTATGGGTATCCAATTAGTGATGCGGAATCGTTCAAGCAAATACTCGCTGAACTGAAAAAGGAACATTCCAAAGCCGTGCATCATTGTTTTGCTTATCGCTTGGGTTTTGATCAAAACAATTTCCGCGCTAGCGATGATGGTGAACCCTCCGGTACTGCGGGCAAGCCCATACTCGGGCAAATTGATAGTAAACATTTGACCAATACATTGATCATAGTGGTTCGTTATTTCGGCGGCACTTTATTGGGTGTGCCCGGATTGATCAATGCTTACAAAACAGCGGCTTCCATGGTTTTACAGGTAACGCCTATTGTACAGAAGCCCATTGAAGTAAATTATCAATTGCAGTTCGATTATACACGCATGAATGAAGTGATGATGATCGTAAAGCAGTTTGGTTGTACAGTCTTGCAGCAGGAACAACAATTGTTTTGTTTGATCAAGATTGGTATACCTAAAGCCAGATTAGAAGAAGTGCTATATCGATTGAAAGATTTACGTGTAGTGGAATACACCAAAGTGGCTTAG
- a CDS encoding EamA family transporter: MMSMIFLAGSIILSSYLTLSFKVCERYKVHTYQAIVFNYITCVITGSIVNGAFPIKPAVFGEAYFQWAMVMGVLFITLFNMIGFTAQKIGVAVASVSNKLSLIIPILLAIALYGETVKGWKLVGIVLALVAVVLTSYQNKDQEAHKDASGRKWEYLLPFVLFIGSGLLDSLINHVQKQHVTPETNNAFLISGFFSAACIGTVVMLFGYSTKRFVFQWKNLFAGILIGIPNYFSIWCLVQYLQQSPWQSSASIPVNNMGIVLFSTLVAWLLFKEALSKINWLGIALAMVAIYFIAFGDQL; encoded by the coding sequence ATGATGAGCATGATTTTTTTGGCAGGCAGTATCATTTTATCCAGTTACCTCACTTTATCTTTTAAAGTGTGTGAGCGTTATAAAGTGCATACTTATCAGGCTATCGTATTCAATTATATCACTTGTGTCATCACTGGTTCAATTGTCAATGGCGCTTTCCCTATCAAGCCTGCGGTATTTGGTGAAGCGTATTTTCAGTGGGCCATGGTCATGGGTGTACTCTTCATCACCCTGTTCAATATGATTGGATTCACAGCACAGAAAATTGGCGTGGCGGTGGCATCGGTGTCCAACAAATTATCCCTCATAATTCCCATCCTGCTGGCCATTGCATTATATGGAGAAACCGTGAAGGGTTGGAAACTCGTGGGTATTGTATTGGCATTGGTAGCAGTTGTCTTAACCAGTTATCAAAACAAAGATCAGGAAGCGCATAAAGATGCTTCCGGTAGAAAATGGGAATACCTCTTGCCCTTTGTCTTGTTTATTGGCAGTGGCTTATTGGATAGTTTGATTAACCATGTACAAAAGCAACATGTAACACCAGAAACCAATAATGCATTTCTCATCAGCGGATTTTTCTCTGCAGCCTGTATTGGTACAGTCGTGATGCTCTTTGGTTATAGCACTAAGCGATTTGTGTTTCAATGGAAGAATTTGTTTGCAGGCATATTGATTGGTATTCCCAACTATTTTTCTATCTGGTGTTTGGTGCAATACCTGCAACAAAGTCCCTGGCAGAGTAGTGCCAGCATACCGGTGAATAATATGGGTATTGTTTTGTTCAGTACTTTGGTGGCTTGGCTATTGTTTAAAGAAGCTTTGTCAAAAATCAATTGGTTGGGTATTGCTTTGGCCATGGTGGCGATTTACTTTATTGCATTCGGAGATCAATTATGA
- the ribD gene encoding bifunctional diaminohydroxyphosphoribosylaminopyrimidine deaminase/5-amino-6-(5-phosphoribosylamino)uracil reductase RibD translates to MPNHQLYMQRCLDLAQRGAGRVAPNPMVGAVLVHDGRIIGEGWHQQYGRPHAEVHCVQSVLPQDQDFIEASTLYVSLEPCSHFGKTPPCAKLIIEQGIPSVVIAMQDPFAKVNGAGIRQLQEAGIEVTVGVLENEARALNKAFLTFHQQQRPLVTLKWAQTADGFIGKTDTRLLISNESSNRLVHQLRANHAAILIGTNTAITDNPSLTNRHWPGPSPVRLVLDLQDRLPKELSMFQDGLPLTIFSAQRSGTEGLVNYVPLAADTDSIPQILHWCYTQGLNSLLVEGGAQLLQSFIQSGKWDEAVVITNTAMRAGDGIVAPELSGQQLSQEIHYSTDTIQYFQRL, encoded by the coding sequence ATGCCCAATCACCAGTTGTATATGCAACGCTGTCTGGATCTGGCCCAAAGGGGTGCAGGAAGGGTAGCGCCCAACCCCATGGTGGGTGCAGTATTGGTGCATGATGGGCGCATTATTGGAGAGGGCTGGCACCAGCAGTATGGCCGTCCGCACGCAGAAGTGCATTGTGTGCAGTCGGTTCTACCCCAAGACCAAGATTTCATAGAAGCGTCTACACTCTATGTTTCTTTAGAACCTTGCAGCCATTTTGGTAAAACACCGCCATGTGCCAAGTTAATTATTGAGCAGGGCATACCAAGTGTGGTTATCGCCATGCAAGATCCTTTTGCTAAAGTGAATGGCGCAGGCATCCGTCAATTACAGGAAGCTGGCATTGAAGTAACAGTGGGTGTGCTAGAAAATGAAGCACGCGCACTCAACAAAGCATTTCTCACTTTTCATCAGCAGCAAAGACCCTTGGTAACCCTCAAGTGGGCACAAACTGCCGATGGCTTTATTGGTAAAACAGATACACGCTTATTGATCAGCAATGAGAGCAGCAATCGTTTGGTGCATCAACTGCGTGCGAATCATGCAGCCATCCTCATTGGTACCAATACAGCTATTACGGACAATCCTTCACTCACCAATCGCCACTGGCCGGGTCCCTCACCTGTAAGATTGGTACTCGATCTACAGGATCGTTTACCCAAGGAGCTAAGCATGTTCCAAGACGGCTTGCCTTTGACTATTTTCAGCGCACAGCGTTCCGGTACAGAGGGTCTGGTGAATTATGTGCCATTAGCTGCGGATACAGACAGCATTCCGCAAATACTGCATTGGTGCTATACGCAGGGATTGAACAGTTTGCTGGTAGAAGGTGGTGCGCAATTGTTGCAATCCTTTATTCAATCTGGTAAATGGGATGAAGCCGTCGTGATTACTAATACAGCAATGCGTGCAGGAGACGGCATTGTAGCACCGGAGCTAAGTGGTCAACAGCTCAGTCAAGAAATACATTATTCAACCGATACGATTCAATACTTTCAGCGTTTATGA
- a CDS encoding HigA family addiction module antidote protein: protein MKRLRNIHPGEILQEEFLIPLGISAYRLSKDTQIPQTRISAIIKGNRRITADTALRFSKYFGNSAKFWLGLQDDFDIEEENQTLKTALAAIPRFRTATA from the coding sequence ATGAAGCGACTTAGAAATATTCATCCCGGCGAAATCTTACAAGAAGAGTTTTTGATTCCTCTTGGTATTTCTGCGTACAGGCTTTCAAAAGATACCCAAATTCCGCAAACAAGAATTTCTGCTATCATTAAGGGTAATCGTAGGATAACTGCTGACACAGCACTTCGCTTTTCTAAGTACTTCGGTAATTCTGCTAAATTCTGGCTAGGGTTACAAGATGATTTTGATATTGAAGAAGAGAATCAAACCCTCAAAACTGCCCTTGCCGCTATACCTCGGTTCAGAACGGCTACAGCATGA
- a CDS encoding type II toxin-antitoxin system RelE/ParE family toxin, producing MILSYGSKDTQKIWVGERAKKIPSEIQEIGRRKLRMLNNSQSLIDLQIPPSNKLEKLKGDLKDFYSIRINDQWRIIFKWSSGNAFEVEIIDYH from the coding sequence ATGATTCTTTCGTACGGATCTAAGGATACTCAGAAAATTTGGGTCGGTGAAAGAGCTAAAAAAATACCCAGTGAAATACAAGAAATCGGTAGGCGTAAACTCAGGATGCTGAACAATTCGCAGAGTCTTATTGATTTACAAATACCACCTTCTAATAAATTGGAAAAATTGAAAGGAGATTTAAAGGATTTTTATTCGATTAGAATAAATGACCAATGGAGAATCATTTTCAAATGGTCATCCGGCAATGCTTTTGAAGTTGAGATCATTGATTATCATTAA
- a CDS encoding peptidase domain-containing ABC transporter, translated as MNKSVSVKQRDITDCGAACLASVAKYYNLYLPVSKIRQFAGTDQKGTNVLGLIEAAEKLGFQAKGAKGQLDSLPKVPLPAIVHVVLKNGLHHYVVLYKVGRKGVVFMDPADGAFHKKTFSQFQEIWSGVIVLLLPDDGFVTGKHTKSNTSRFWDLIRPHRSIMLQAIIGALVYTILGLSTSIYVQKIIDFVLVEGNVRLLNLLSVAMLIVLVFQLLIGWYKTVFSLQTGQMIDARLILGYYKHLLKLPQRFFDTMRVGEIISRVNDAVNIREFINSVAMNVVVNALIVVLSLIVMFFYYWKLALIMLAIIPIYIFLYWVSNRINKKWQRQLMEESADLESQLVESLNAVGTIKRFGLERYANEKTESKFEFLLRTVYKTSIYGLNIGTASEFFTRLFTIILLWAGSYFVISRELSPGELLSFYALIGYFTGPAASLIGANKSIQDALIAADRLFEIIDMETEADNQNKVTLTTELIGDIVFRNVAFRYGTRTTVFESLNLVIEKGKSTAIVGESGSGKSTLLGLLQNLYPLKEGNIAIGGLDLQYISHSSLRKVVGVVPQQIDLFSGTIIENIALGEEAPDMQRVLFLSKMLGIDEFIEKLPNTYNSIVSEQGVNLSGGQRQRIAIARALYRNPEILILDEATSSLDPASEQKVQESLQWYKEQGKTVIIIAHRLSTVRSCDTILVLKDGQLVEQGHHESLIQQTGHYAQLWNFHTAAV; from the coding sequence ATGAATAAGTCAGTAAGTGTAAAACAACGTGATATCACCGATTGTGGTGCTGCTTGTTTGGCATCTGTGGCCAAATATTATAACCTCTATTTACCTGTAAGTAAGATACGCCAGTTTGCGGGAACAGATCAAAAGGGAACGAATGTTTTGGGACTGATTGAAGCTGCCGAGAAATTAGGATTTCAGGCTAAGGGTGCAAAAGGTCAACTGGATAGTCTCCCTAAAGTGCCATTGCCAGCCATAGTGCACGTTGTACTTAAGAATGGGTTGCATCATTATGTAGTGCTATACAAAGTAGGAAGAAAGGGCGTTGTTTTTATGGATCCTGCAGACGGAGCGTTTCATAAAAAGACTTTTTCTCAGTTTCAAGAAATATGGTCAGGTGTAATTGTCTTGCTATTACCCGATGATGGCTTCGTTACCGGAAAGCATACCAAGAGCAATACTAGCCGCTTTTGGGACTTGATTCGTCCACACAGGAGTATTATGCTACAAGCGATTATTGGGGCTTTGGTCTATACTATTCTTGGTCTGTCTACTTCTATCTATGTACAAAAGATTATAGACTTCGTGCTGGTAGAAGGTAACGTAAGGCTGTTAAATCTCCTTAGTGTTGCTATGCTAATAGTACTTGTATTCCAATTGTTGATTGGATGGTATAAGACTGTTTTTAGTCTTCAGACGGGGCAAATGATTGATGCACGGCTAATTCTAGGGTATTATAAGCATCTGCTAAAATTACCTCAACGCTTCTTTGATACAATGCGCGTGGGTGAGATTATCAGTAGGGTGAATGATGCTGTAAATATTCGGGAGTTTATCAATAGTGTTGCTATGAATGTTGTAGTTAACGCATTGATTGTGGTATTAAGCTTAATTGTTATGTTTTTTTATTACTGGAAGTTAGCATTGATAATGCTAGCCATTATTCCTATATATATATTTCTTTATTGGGTTAGTAATCGTATCAATAAGAAGTGGCAAAGACAACTGATGGAGGAGTCTGCCGATTTAGAGAGTCAATTGGTAGAAAGTTTAAACGCTGTAGGTACAATCAAACGGTTTGGATTGGAACGTTATGCTAACGAGAAAACTGAGAGTAAGTTTGAATTCTTATTGAGAACAGTCTATAAGACCTCAATTTATGGATTGAATATCGGTACAGCTTCGGAGTTCTTTACTAGGTTATTTACGATCATACTTTTATGGGCTGGCAGTTATTTTGTTATTAGTAGGGAATTGTCTCCGGGTGAGTTGTTATCTTTTTATGCCTTGATAGGTTACTTTACTGGGCCAGCAGCTTCATTGATTGGTGCAAATAAGAGTATACAAGATGCATTAATTGCTGCGGACAGACTCTTTGAGATTATTGATATGGAAACAGAAGCGGATAACCAGAATAAAGTCACTTTGACTACGGAATTAATTGGTGATATTGTTTTTCGAAATGTTGCATTTCGTTACGGCACAAGAACCACGGTATTTGAAAGCCTCAATCTTGTTATTGAGAAAGGAAAGAGCACAGCGATAGTTGGAGAGAGTGGAAGTGGGAAATCAACTTTATTAGGTCTTTTGCAAAATTTATACCCCTTGAAAGAAGGAAATATTGCTATTGGAGGACTCGATTTACAATACATTAGTCATTCCAGTCTTAGAAAAGTTGTTGGGGTTGTTCCTCAGCAAATAGATTTGTTCAGTGGAACAATTATTGAAAATATAGCATTAGGTGAGGAAGCGCCAGATATGCAAAGGGTACTTTTCCTATCAAAGATGCTTGGTATTGATGAGTTTATTGAGAAGTTACCCAATACATATAATAGTATCGTTAGTGAGCAGGGAGTGAACTTATCTGGTGGACAAAGACAACGTATAGCGATTGCAAGAGCTTTGTACAGAAATCCTGAAATCTTAATTCTTGATGAGGCAACGAGTAGTTTAGATCCGGCAAGTGAGCAGAAAGTGCAGGAGTCTCTTCAATGGTATAAAGAACAAGGAAAAACAGTTATTATTATTGCGCATCGGTTGTCAACGGTAAGATCCTGTGATACAATTCTTGTACTAAAAGATGGCCAACTAGTTGAACAGGGTCATCATGAGTCATTGATTCAGCAAACAGGTCACTATGCTCAGCTTTGGAATTTTCATACAGCGGCAGTTTGA